The Pseudomonas rhizosphaerae genomic sequence TGGGTCGACATCGGCTTCAAGGGGCTGATCCCCGGCCTGATTTCGAACCGCTTCGATGTCGCCGCATCGGCCATCTACATGACCGAAGAGCGTCAGAAGGTGGTCAACTTCACCGACTCCTACTATCGCGGGGGCCTGGCTGTATTGGTCCTGAAGGAGGACGCCAGCATCGACAAGCCTGCCGATCTGGTGGCGGGCAAGAAGGTTTCGGCCCAGGTGGGTACCAAGTCCATCGACTTTCTGAAAACCAACTACCCCGCAGTGACTGTGGTGGAAGTGGAGAAGAACCAGGCCATGTTTGACCTGTTGGCCATTGGCCGGGTCAACGCTGCGGTCACTGGGCGTCCGGCGGCAGTGGAATACGCCAAGCGTCAGCCCAAGGTCCGGGTGCTGGACGAAGGCCTGACCACCGAACTGTACGGTT encodes the following:
- a CDS encoding transporter substrate-binding domain-containing protein translates to MKALKLFTPLAAALTLMASLCTSAQAADDVMRVGTDATFPPMEFVQDGKRTGFDIELIEAIGKQLNKKVEWVDIGFKGLIPGLISNRFDVAASAIYMTEERQKVVNFTDSYYRGGLAVLVLKEDASIDKPADLVAGKKVSAQVGTKSIDFLKTNYPAVTVVEVEKNQAMFDLLAIGRVNAAVTGRPAAVEYAKRQPKVRVLDEGLTTELYGFAIRKNDTELQQQMNQALQTLRSNGEYAALTQKWFGTTKE